One segment of Setaria viridis chromosome 4, Setaria_viridis_v4.0, whole genome shotgun sequence DNA contains the following:
- the LOC117853850 gene encoding uncharacterized protein, producing the protein MAAAAAQQKIRWGELEEDDGGDLDFLLPPRVVVGPDENGFKKVIEYRFDDDGNKVKVTTTTRVRKLAKARLSRSAIERRQWPKFGDALKEDAGSRLTMVSTEEILLERPRAPGSKADEPAASGDPLAVASKGGAVLMVCRTCGKKGDHWTSKCPYKDLAPPTESFSDRPPTSDGPPAAGGPAKGAYVPPTLRGGADRSGGDSMRRRNDENSVRVTNLSEDTREPDLLELFRAFGPVSRVYVAVDQKTGSSRGFGFVNFVHREDAEKAISKLNGYGYDNLILRVEWATPRPN; encoded by the exons atggcggcggcggcggcgcagcagaAGATCCGGTGGGGGGAGCtcgaggaggacgacggcggcgacctcgacttcctcctccctccccgcgtcgtcgtcgggccCGACGAGAACGGCTTCAAGAAGGTCATCGAGTACCgcttcgacgacgacggcaacaAGGTCaaggtcaccaccaccacccgcgtCCGCAAGCTCGCCAAGGCCCGCCTCTCCCGCAGCGCCATCGAGCGCCGCCAGTGGCCCAAGTTCGGCGACGCCCTCAAGGAGGACGCCGGCTCCAGGCTCACCATGGTCTCCACCGAGGAGATCCTCCTCGAGCGCCCCCGCGCCCCTG GGAGCAAAGCTGATGAACCAGCTGCATCTGGTGACCCACTGGCTGtggcaagcaagggaggtgctgttCTCATGGTTTGCAGAACCTGTGGCAAGAAGGGCGACCACTGGACCTCAAAGTGTCCCTACAAGGACCTTGCGCCACCGACTGAAAGTTTCTCGGACAGGCCTCCGACGTCCGATGGCCCTCCTGCTGCAGGCGGTCCTGCGAAGGGAGCATATGTTCCCCCTACCTTGAGAGGTGGCGCTGATAGGAGTGGTGGAGATTCGATGCGCCGTAGGAACGATGAGAACTCAGTCCGTGTCACCAACCTCTCAGAGGACACCCGTGAGCCCGACCTCCTCGAGCTGTTCCGCGCGTTCGGCCCTGTCAGCCGTGTCTATGTCGCGGTGGACCAGAAGACTGGGTCAAGCAGGGGGTTCGGCTTCGTCAACTTTGTTCACAGAGAGGACGCGGAGAAGGCGATCAGCAAGCTCAATGGTTATGGTTATGATAACCTTATCCTCCGCGTTGAGTGGGCGACGCCAAGGCCCAACTAG
- the LOC117852366 gene encoding uncharacterized protein codes for MAASAAVVPALSSPPSLSPLLPSRPRALRINTPLSLSAKPRARATAAAAAGSDSSNFGNQTSLLPPFSFTLDEGSSRSKRPYRWQRVLLKVSGEALAGDRTENIDPKITMAIAREVASVTKLGVEVAIVVGGGNIFRGASWAGCSGLDRSSADYIGMLATVMNAIFLQATMESIGIPTRVQTAFRMSEVAEPYIRRRAVRHLEKGRVVIFAAGTGNPFFTTDTAAALRCAEINAEVVLKATNVDGVYDADPRHNPNAHLLETVSYHEVTTRDLSVMDMTAITLCQENNIPVVVFNLQKPGNIAKAIVGEKVGTFIGCTRNQEQNGNAMGEERRLVNEV; via the exons atggccgcctccgccgccgtggtgCCGGCTCTCTCCTCGCCACCGTCCCTGTCTCCTCTGCTCCCCTCGCGCCCGAGAGCCCTTCGCATCAACACTCCCCTCTCACTCTCCGCAaagccgcgcgcccgcgccaccgccgccgccgccgccggttccgACTCCTCCAACTTCGG GAATCAAACATCACTGTTGCCGCCGTTCAGCTTTACGCTTGATGAAGGTTCTTCTAGGTCGAAAAGGCCATACAGATGGCAACGTGTACTGCTTAAAGTAAGTGGGGAAGCTCTTGCTGGAGATCGCACCGAAAACATCGACCCAAAG ATTACAATGGCAATTGCAAGAGAGGTTGCTTCTGTCACCAAGCTAGGTGTAGAG GTTGCTATTGTTGTTGGTGGGGGCAATATCTTCCGTGGGGCCTCTTGGGCTGGATGTAGTGGGCTTGATCGCTCATCAGCGGATTACATCGG CATGCTGGCCACTGTGATGAATGCTATATTTCTTCAAGCAACAATGGAGAGCATTGGAATACCTACCCGTGTCCAAACTGCCTTCCGTATGTCAGAGGTTGCAGAACCATATATACGCAGAAGAGCTGTCAGGCATTTAGAGAAAGGAAGGGTTGTTATATTTGCTGCCGGGACAGGGAACCCATTCTTTACAACTGATACAGCTGCTGCTCTCCGTTGTGCAGAAA TTAATGCAGAGGTAGTGCTTAAAGCAACAAATGTTGATGGTGTGTACGATGCAGACCCCAGGCATAACCCAAATGCTCACCTTCTTGAGACAGTGAGCTATCATGAAGTGACTACAAGAGATCTCTCGGTAATGGACATGACTGCCATCACACTATGCCAAGAAAACAACATTCCTG TTGTCGTGTTTAACTTGCAAAAGCCAGGAAACATTGCAAAGGCTATTGTTGGTGAGAAGGTTGGTACCTTTATTGGTTGCACaagaaatcaggaacaaaacGGCAATGCAATGGGTGAAGAAAGAAGATTGGTTAACGAGGTGTGA
- the LOC117854063 gene encoding probable sulfate transporter 3.4, whose amino-acid sequence MVVNNKVDSLSYDVEAPPPQGASAGSAAAAAPPPAPAHHHAHAPAAPVMREGTAVMELHKVSLPERRSTVKALRQRLAEVLFPDDPLHQFKNQSSARRLVLALQYFFPIFQWGSAYSPRLLRSDLIAGLTIASLAIPQGISYAKLANLPPIIGLYSSFVPPLIYSLLGSSRDLAVGPVSIASLVMGSMLREAVSPDDQPILYLQLAFTATFFAGVFQASLGFLRLGFIVDFLSKATLTGFMGGAAIIVSLQQLKGLLGIVHFTSHMGFIDVMRSVFKRHDEWEWQTIVMGTAFLAILLLTRQISARNPKLFWISAGAPLASVIISTILSFIWKSHSISVIGILPRGVNPPSANMLTFNGSYVALTIKTGIMTGILSLTEGIAVGRTFASINNYQVDGNKEMMAIGIMNMAGSCASCYVTTGSFSRSAVNYSAGCKTAVSNIVMAAAVLVTLLFLMPLFHYTPNVILSAIIITAVVGLIDVRGAAKLWKVDKLDFLACMAAFLGVLLVSVQMGLAIAVGISLFKILLQVTRPNMVVKGLVPGTQTYRSVVQYREAVRVPAFLVVGVESAIYFTNSMYLVERVMRYLRDEEEMALKSNQSSIRCVVLDMSAVAAIDTSGLDALSELKKILDKRNIELVLANPVGSVAERMFNSAVGETFGSDRLFFSVAEAVAAGACKAQP is encoded by the exons ATGGTGGTGAACAACAAGGTGGACAGCCTGTCGTACGACGTCGAGGCGCCGCCCCCCCAGGGCGCTTCCGCCGGttccgccgcggcggctgcgccaccgccggcgccggcccatCACCATGCGCATGCGCCCGCGGCGCCCGTGATGCGTGAGGGCACGGCGGTGATGGAGCTGCACAAGGTGTCGCTGCCGGAGCGCCGGTCGACGGTGAAGGCGCTGCGGCAGCGCCTCGCCGAGGTGCTCTTCCCCGACGACCCCCTGCATCAGTTCAAGAACCAGTCGTCGGCGCGGCGGCTGGTGCTGGCGCTCCAGtacttcttccccatcttccaGTGGGGGTCCGCGTAcagcccccgcctcctccgctccgACCTCATCGCCGGCCTCACCATTGCCAGCCTCGCCATCCCGCAG GGAATCAGCTACGCCAAGCTCGCCAACCTTCCCCCAATCATTGGCCTAT ATTCCAGCTTCGTGCCGCCGCTGATCTACTCGCTGCTGGGGAGCTCGCGTGACCTGGCCGTCGGGCCGGTGTCCATCGCGTCGCTGGTGATGGGCTCCATGCTCCGGGAGGCCGTCTCGCCGGACGACCAGCCCATCCTCTACCTGCAGCTCGCCTTCACCGCCACCTTCTTCGCCGGCGTCTTCCAGGCGTCCCTCGGCTTCCTCAG GCTGGGCTTCATCGTGGACTTCTTGTCCAAGGCGACGCTGACCGGGTTCATGGGCGGCGCAGCCATCATCGTGTCGCTGCAGCAGCTCAAGGGCCTGCTCGGCATCGTCCACTTCACCTCCCACATGGGCTTCATCGACGTCATGCGCTCCGTCTTCAAGCGCCACGACGAG tGGGAATGGCAGACGATCGTCATGGGCACCGCCTTcctcgccatcctcctcctcacacGCCAAATC AGTGCGAGGAATCCAAAACTTTTCTGGATATCAGCAGGTGCTCCCCTGGCCTCAGTGATCATCTCCACCATCCTCTCCTTCATCTGGAAATCCCATAGCATCAGCGTT ATTGGTATCCTCCCCAGGGGAGTGAACCCTCCTTCAGCTAACATGCTCACCTTCAACGGCTCCTACGTGGCGCTGACGATCAAGACAGGGATCATGACAGGCATCTTGTCCCTAACT GAAGGGATTGCAGTAGGCAGGACGTTCGCATCCATCAACAACTACCAGGTGGACGGCAACAAGGAGATGATGGCGATCGGGATCATGAACATGGCCGGCTCCTGCGCGTCCTGCTACGTGACGACGGGCTCCTTCTCGCGGTCGGCGGTGAATTACAGCGCCGGGTGCAAGACTGCGGTGTCGAACAtcgtgatggcggcggcggtgctggtgaCGCTGCTGTTCCTGATGCCTCTGTTCCACTACACCCCCAACGTGATCCTGTCGGCGATCATCATCACGGCGGTGGTCGGTCTCATCGACGTCCGCGGCGCCGCCAAGCTGTGGAAGGTGGACAAGCTGGACTTCCTGGCCTGCATGGCGGCGTTCCTCGGCGTGCTCCTCGTGTCCGTCCAGATGGGgctcgccatcgccgtcggcaTCTCGCTGTTCAAGATCCTGCTCCAGGTGACCAGGCCCAACATGGTGGTGAAGGGCCTCGTCCCCGGGACGCAGACCTACCGCAGCGTGGTGCAGTACAGGGAGGCCGTGCGCGTGCCGGCGttcctcgtcgtcggcgtcgagtcGGCGATCTACTTCACCAACTCCATGTACCTCGTCGAGAGGGTCATGAGGTACCTccgcgacgaggaggagatggCTCTCAAGTCCAACCAGAGCTCCATCCGATGCGTCGTCCTCGACATGAGCG CCGTCGCGGCGATCGACACGAGCGGTCTGGACGCGCTGTCGGAGCTGAAGAAAATCCTCGACAAAAGAAACATCGAG CTGGTTCTTGCCAACCCAGTCGGCTCCGTTGCGGAGAGGATGTTCAACTCAGCGGTGGGCGAGACGTTCGGGTCGGACCGCCTGTTCTTCAGCGtagcggaggcggtggcggcgggggcgtgcAAAGCGCAGCCCTGA